One Brassica napus cultivar Da-Ae chromosome C4, Da-Ae, whole genome shotgun sequence genomic region harbors:
- the LOC125585530 gene encoding putative 2-succinyl-6-hydroxy-2,4-cyclohexadiene-1-carboxylate synthase isoform X1, producing the protein MMGFLRMVTPPASPPTKRSRRRRRVRANGDGFPVFLPKEVKDIKDPFARALAQRIVRIPVPLQMGNFRGCVMSSCIKPIVQQHDKSPVVLLHCFDSSCLEWRRTYPLLEQASLETWAIDVLGWGFSDLGKLPPCDAASKRHHLFELWKTYIKRPMILVGPSLGATVAVDFTATYPEAVDKLVLINANAYSEGTGALKDLPKSIAYAGVRLKTLPAFPLVKLLKSFPLRLLANVLAFSSPLSENIDWTNIGRLHCQMPWWEDAMVDFMISGGYNVASHIKHINQKTLVVCSENDQIVSNQLSVKLLCELQNAVFREVPDSGHLPHVENPKQFVKLISDFASGKIN; encoded by the exons ATGATGGGCTTCTTGAGGATGGTAACTCCACCGGCGTCGCCGCCGACGAAAAGATCCCGACGTCGACGTCGGGTAAGGGCGAACGGAGATGGGTTTCCGGTGTTTCTTCCTAAGGAGGTAAAGGACATAAAAGATCCATTCGCAAGAGCTCTGGCTCAAAGGATTGTACGGATTCCTGTTCCTCTtcag ATGGGAAACTTCAGAGGCTGCGTAATGAGCAGCTGTATCAAACCAATTGTTCAACAACACGACAAAAGTCCCGTTGTTCTTCTCCATTGTTTCGACAG TTCATGTCTTGAATGGAGACGTACTTATCCTCTGCTTGAACAAGCTTCTCTTGAGACTTGGGCTATTGATGTTCTTGGTTGGGGCTTCTCCGATCTTG GAAAACTTCCACCATGTGATGCAGCATCCAAGCGGCATCATCTATTCGAG CTTTGGAAAACATATATCAAACGACCAATGATTTTAGTTGGACCAAGCTTAGGAGCAACTGTAGCTGTTGATTTCACTGCTACCTACCCTGAAGCA GTTGATAAACTGGTTCTCATTAATGCCAATGCGTACTCGGAAGGAACCGGTGCGCTTAAAGACTTACCAAAGTCAATTGCTTACGCTGGGGTTCGTCTGAAAACTCTTCCAGCATTTCCTTTg GTTAAGTTGTTGAAGTCATTCCCTCTTCGCCTTTTGGCGAACGTGTTAGCCTTTTCATCGCCCTTGTCAGAGAACATAGATTGGACTAAC ATTGGCCGGTTGCATTGTCAAATGCCGTGGTGGGAAGATGCAATGGTCGATTTTATGATTAGCGGTGGCTATAACGTTGCTTCACATATCAAACAC ATCAACCAGAAGACGCTCGTCGTATGCAGTGAGAACGATCAGATTGTTAGCAACCAACTCTCAGTT AAACTGTTGTGTGAGCTACAAAATGCGGTTTTCCGGGAAGTACCAGATTCCGGCCATCTTCCACATGTTGAGAACCCTAAACAGTTTGTGAAGCTGATATCAGATTTCGCCAGTGGAAAGATCAACTGA
- the LOC125585530 gene encoding putative 2-succinyl-6-hydroxy-2,4-cyclohexadiene-1-carboxylate synthase isoform X2 → MMGFLRMVTPPASPPTKRSRRRRRVRANGDGFPVFLPKEVKDIKDPFARALAQRIVRIPVPLQMGNFRGCVMSSCIKPIVQQHDKSPVVLLHCFDSSCLEWRRTYPLLEQASLETWAIDVLGWGFSDLGKLPPCDAASKRHHLFELWKTYIKRPMILVGPSLGATVAVDFTATYPEAVDKLVLINANAYSEGTGALKDLPKSIAYAGVKLLKSFPLRLLANVLAFSSPLSENIDWTNIGRLHCQMPWWEDAMVDFMISGGYNVASHIKHINQKTLVVCSENDQIVSNQLSVKLLCELQNAVFREVPDSGHLPHVENPKQFVKLISDFASGKIN, encoded by the exons ATGATGGGCTTCTTGAGGATGGTAACTCCACCGGCGTCGCCGCCGACGAAAAGATCCCGACGTCGACGTCGGGTAAGGGCGAACGGAGATGGGTTTCCGGTGTTTCTTCCTAAGGAGGTAAAGGACATAAAAGATCCATTCGCAAGAGCTCTGGCTCAAAGGATTGTACGGATTCCTGTTCCTCTtcag ATGGGAAACTTCAGAGGCTGCGTAATGAGCAGCTGTATCAAACCAATTGTTCAACAACACGACAAAAGTCCCGTTGTTCTTCTCCATTGTTTCGACAG TTCATGTCTTGAATGGAGACGTACTTATCCTCTGCTTGAACAAGCTTCTCTTGAGACTTGGGCTATTGATGTTCTTGGTTGGGGCTTCTCCGATCTTG GAAAACTTCCACCATGTGATGCAGCATCCAAGCGGCATCATCTATTCGAG CTTTGGAAAACATATATCAAACGACCAATGATTTTAGTTGGACCAAGCTTAGGAGCAACTGTAGCTGTTGATTTCACTGCTACCTACCCTGAAGCA GTTGATAAACTGGTTCTCATTAATGCCAATGCGTACTCGGAAGGAACCGGTGCGCTTAAAGACTTACCAAAGTCAATTGCTTACGCTGGG GTTAAGTTGTTGAAGTCATTCCCTCTTCGCCTTTTGGCGAACGTGTTAGCCTTTTCATCGCCCTTGTCAGAGAACATAGATTGGACTAAC ATTGGCCGGTTGCATTGTCAAATGCCGTGGTGGGAAGATGCAATGGTCGATTTTATGATTAGCGGTGGCTATAACGTTGCTTCACATATCAAACAC ATCAACCAGAAGACGCTCGTCGTATGCAGTGAGAACGATCAGATTGTTAGCAACCAACTCTCAGTT AAACTGTTGTGTGAGCTACAAAATGCGGTTTTCCGGGAAGTACCAGATTCCGGCCATCTTCCACATGTTGAGAACCCTAAACAGTTTGTGAAGCTGATATCAGATTTCGCCAGTGGAAAGATCAACTGA
- the LOC106426552 gene encoding uncharacterized protein LOC106426552 has protein sequence MRILKTQRSSRGGRRNIKKQGSRRSHVSSRASIIRNCSRNSGDKFTEKLQALKSLLPPSETNKTDHNRHVEEKPNSGETEQLFQETADYIVRLRNQVIVLQKLIEIYGSSSSSDQTEDFVL, from the coding sequence ATGAGAATATTGAAGACCCAAAGATCCtcgagaggaggaagaagaaacatcAAGAAACAAGGAAGCAGAAGATCACATGTTTCGTCACGAGCCAGCATTATCAGGAACTGTTCCAGAAACAGTGGAGATAAGTTCACCGAGAAGCTTCAGGCGCTTAAGAGTCTTCTTCCTCCGTCAGAGACCAACAAGACGGATCACAATCGTCACGTGGAGGAGAAACCAAATAGTGGAGAGACGGAACAGCTGTTTCAAGAAACGGCGGATTACATCGTCAGGCTTAGGAACCAAGTCATCGTGTTGCAAAAGCTAATCGAGATATatggatcatcatcatcctctgaTCAGACGGAAGACTTTGTCTTATAa